ACAATAATTTCCCGTTCTTCGATTTGCAAAATCGTCGCTGTACGAATCTCGCCACGACGCGGTGGGGTGTAGGAATAGTCAAACGAAGACTCCAGCATTGAAGCAAAGTCGTCGTCATGCCCACTAAAATCTTTATTCTGATCGGCCATACACTCGTGCGCCCTTACGATGCGTGAATCTAGACATATCCTTAAAACGTGCTCGTGATGATCGCAAAAGCATACCGACCACCATCGACATATCTATATTAGTATAATACAAAAAAGACACTTATTGGCATTCTTCCCCTATCGAAAGCCCTCAATATACGACGAAATTATGTATCTTGTCCTTGTTCAATATGGACGATACACACTTGACCCCAGCAAAATACCCCCTCTCTGGGATAAAATATTTCTTTTTCGTCATCTCTCCTAAGAGAGATCCGGCGTCGGGTTCGGCTCCTCGATATCCAGTCCACGGGGCCCACGATCAATTTCCCATGGATAGATAATATAAGCGTCGGTTGCCTCGCCAAAGTAATCTGGACGGGCATTGCTAAACAGCGAACGATATGGATTATAGTGGAAAACGCAAGTATACGCTGTTGCGCCCGCGGCTTCTACGCGGCCCCTCACGGATGTACTGGTGCGCCCACTGCCCCATACATCATCTACGATAAGCGTTTTACGCCCCATCAACAGGTCATCATCTGGGAACTGCAAAAAGATGGGCCAGGCCATTAAGCCAGCTTCTGCGGTTGAGGGGAAATCCACCGCTGCTGTTAACATATACTGGATATCCAGGGCTTCCGCCAATAAGCCACCAGGGATGACGCCACCACGTGTAATCATCACCATGGCATCAAAGGGCCCCACAGCTTGCAAACGGGGCATCAAAATATCAATCAATTTATCGACGTCTGTCCATGTCAAAATCTCATGGCGCATAGGTTGCCCACCAGAACGATACATCACGGCCTCTCAGTGTTATTGACTTCCCTGCTAAAAGTAGGTCAGGGTCAGGGGCACCCACGCCCGTATAGCGCTAGAAACCCTCCACATAGTGGTTATTATACGCGACCTACCCGCACATCTCAAAATAATATTACATTTTATATATATAGGCGCGTTGGCTGTTCGGCACAGATGATGACAATGGGATTATTTTGTAAACGAGTCAAGACGAGCGTACGCGCGTTATGGCCCTTTTTCAACTTCAGTGAGGCTGTAAGCTGCTCTGGCGTCACCGGGGATCCCCGCTTCTTGACAGTTATACGCCCAACATCGCGCTCACGCAAATAGGCTCGTAACTTTTTGAGGTTATATGGCATCCAATCTTCGATTTCCCAGGCACGCACCCAGGGGGATTGCGGCAGCGCGAGCGTAGTCATATAGGCGATTGTTTCATCGAGAAGTGCGCCACCTAGATGTGCAGCCAAATCTCTCACAAGGCCCGCCCGTAAAATAGCAGGGTCTGGCTCTACCAGATAGCCCGCAGGCTCCTGCAGCGGCACATCTGGCTCCTCAGACTCCCGAGAGAAGTGATAGGTCGCTTCTTCAGTCAGCAGCGTAGCCTGGGTACCCTGCCAATCCGC
The Phototrophicus methaneseepsis DNA segment above includes these coding regions:
- a CDS encoding phosphoribosyltransferase encodes the protein MYRSGGQPMRHEILTWTDVDKLIDILMPRLQAVGPFDAMVMITRGGVIPGGLLAEALDIQYMLTAAVDFPSTAEAGLMAWPIFLQFPDDDLLMGRKTLIVDDVWGSGRTSTSVRGRVEAAGATAYTCVFHYNPYRSLFSNARPDYFGEATDAYIIYPWEIDRGPRGLDIEEPNPTPDLS